The nucleotide sequence GGAAGTCTAATCGCACAACGTGTTGAAAATGGATCTTAGTATGCAGGAGATTGGTACATTTTCAGGTTTCCTGATATAGTATGAGAAGAATATATCATCGGGGGGATTGCATGCCAAGACGCTTCGGCAACTTAGATTCAGCGTTAGCAGGCAAACCATCGAAGGCTCAATTCGATCGGTGGCGTCAAGATCGATTCCGAAAGCTTAAAAATAAAGGTTATAGTGAAGGAGTACCGAATGTTGCTCCAGATCTTCGCTTTTTACAGCAAAATCGCAAGGAGTCGTCGATTACGTGGATTGGACATTCGACCTTCCTCATACAGATGGCGGGACTCAACATTGTCACTGATCCTGTCTGGGCAAGGCGTATGGCATTCCGAAAAAGATTAAGACCACCAGGCATTGAACTTCATGATATGCCCTCGACGGATGTTGTTCTAATTTCACATTCTCATTATGACCATCTGCATGTTTCCTCACTGCGCCGATTACGGGGAGCTAAAAAGTTGATCGTTCCGTCAGGACTACGTAAAAAGCTCATGACTCGGGGATTTCTAAGAGTGGAGGAGCTTCAGTGGTGGGAACAAACGATCTATCACGGCGTCAAGATTACGTTCGTACCTGCACAGCATTGGACCCGTCGTAATCCATGGGATATGAATACGTCTCATTGGGGAGGCTGGGTGCTCGAATATGATCAGGGGCCTACGATTTATTTTGCAGGAGATAGTGGTTACTTTAAGGGATTTAAGGACATTGGTCGTCGCTTTAAAATTGATATCGCCTTAATGCCGATTGGAGCATATGATCCTGAATGGTTCATGTCGTCGCATCATGTAAGTCCAGAAGAAGCTATCCAAGCTTTTATTGATGTCGGTGCGAAGTTTTTTATCCCGATGCATTATGGCGCATTCAAGCTTGCAGACGATACACCATCGGATGCATTGCAGCGCCTTGAACAAGCGCGTATTAAGCTAGACATTGCCCCGGAACGCCTTTATTTACTTAAGCACGGCGAGACGATGCGATTCAATTATAAAGGAATACAAAATGACACAAAGGATGGATTAGACTCATGATTACCGTTTCCGGCATTGGCCTACGTTATGGCAAACGCCCCCTGTTTGAAGATGTAAATATTAAGTTCACACCTGGCAACTGTTATGGCTTGATCGGTGCGAACGGTGCAGGTAAATCGACGTTCCTCAAAATTTTATCGGGTGAAGTGGAGCAAAGCGCAGGCGATGTGTTCATTACACCAGGTGAGCGCCTCGCGGTGCTAAAGCAAAACCATTATGAGTACGATGATTGCGTTGTGCTTCAAACGGTCATCATGGGTCATGACCGTTTGTATAAGGTTATGATCGAGAAGGATGCAATCTATGCGAAGCCAGACTTCTCCGATGAAGACGGCATGCGCGCAGGTGAACTGGAAGCTGAATTCGCTGAAATGAACGGCTGGGAAGCCGAGAGCGAAGCAGCGGGCATGCTGAATGGTCTTGGCATCACTACAGAGCTTCATGATAAGAAGATGGCTGAGCTAAGCGGTAACGAGAAAGTTCGTGTGTTGCTCGCGCAGGCATTGTTCGGTAGCCCGAACATTCTATTGCTCGATGAGCCTACCAACCACTTGGATCTCGAATCGATCAACTGGCTTGAAGATTTCCTTTCGCGTTATGAAGGAACAGTTATCGTCGTATCCCATGACCGTCACTTCTTGAACCAAGTATGTACGCATATTGCGGACATCGATTATGGAAAGATCCAGATGTATGTCGGTAACTACGATTTCTGGTATGAGTCGAGTCAGTTGGCGATGAAGCTCATGCGCGATCAGAACAAGAAGAAGGAAGATAAGATTAAGGAATTGCAGGAGTTCGTACAACGGTTTTCTGCGAATAAGTCTAAAGCGAAGCAGGCGACAAGCCGGAAGAAGCTCCTTGATAAGATTTCGCTGGATGACATTCGTCCGTCAAATCGCAAATATCCGTTTATTAACTTTAAACCTGAGCGCGAAGTAGGCAAACAAGTTGTAACGGTGGAAAATTTGACGATCATCGAACAGGGCGAAAAGCTGCTTGATTCACTGAACATTGTCGTGAACAGAGGGGATAAGATCGCCCTCGTCGGTTCGAATGGCCATGCGAAGACGGCATTGTTCCAAGCTCTTGTTGGTGAACGTGAGCCCGATGAAGGTGCAGTCGCTTGGGGTGTTACTGCGGTCAAAGCCTATTTCCCGAAAGAAAACGCAACGTATTTCGACGATGTAGATTTGAATTTGGTCGATTGGCTGCGTCAATATACGAAAGATCCTGATGAATCGTTCATCCGCGGTTTCTTAGGTCGGATGCTGTTCTCTGGCGATGAAGCATTGAAGAAAGGCTCCGTATTGTCAGGAGGCGAGAAGGTTCGTTGCATGCTTTCGAGAATGATGCTGATGAACGGTAACGTCCTACTGCTCGATGAACCAACGAACCACTTGGACTTGGAATCTATAACTGCGCTCAACAATGGGCTAATAGACTTTGATGGTCCAATTATATTTAATTCACATGACCATCAGTTTGTACAGACGATTGCGAATCGGATCATCGAAATTACGCCTCATGGCGTCATTGACCGGTTAATGACATTTGATGAATATCTAGAGCATCCAGAAGTTCAAGCGCTAAGAGCGAAATATTTAGTTGAATAAAATTGTAATAGGCTGGCCCAATAATCATCACTAATCAGTTGGAGGTGGATATGCATGATGGATATACAAGCAAAGCTCGATCAAGTTAACCAGCAATTAACGTTAAAAAATTGCAAGTTAACTCGGCAACGCGAGGTGATCGTTCGTGTGCTTTTGGAGAATGAACGGGATCATCTGAGTGCCGAGGAAGTGTTCATGTTAGTTAAGGGCAAATTTCCAGACATCGGTCTAGCTACTGTTTACCGGACGTTGGAGCTACTCAATGAGCTTCATATTGTTGTAAAGATGAATTTCGGAGATGGGGTTGCAAGGTATGATCTTCGTGATGATGATCATGTGCATATGCACCACCATCTGATTTGTGCCGATTGTGGCTCGTTGAAAGAAATAAAAGAAGATTGGCTAGGCGAACTGGAGCACCGAGTAGAACAGGAATTTGGATTTAAGGTGACAGATCACCGTTTAGACTTCACTGGAACACATTTAACATGTAATCTTGGAGATCAATGCAAGAAGAAGAACAAGGTGTCTTAATGTAGGAATTTGTCGAATTATGACATTAGTAATACAAAAAGTAGGAAAATATATTCACTTTTGACTTGTTCAGAAACTAAAAATGTAATAGTATCTTTGATAGTTAGAAGATGAGCTCGAGGAGGAATTGTGATGTACGATTTAAAGATACTATTATGCGACGATTCCCTACTTGTACGTAAGAAGATGATCAATGCGCTCCAGGAAAGAGGTTTTACTCAATTGTTTGAGGCTTCTGATGGAGAAGAAGCGATCAGTGTATGTCGTGCGGAGCGGCCTAATCTTGTACTCCTCGATATTGTAATGCCAAAGAAGGACGGGCTAGAAGCATTAGTTGAAATAAAGGAACTTGACCCTAAGATTCAAGTGGTTATGGTTTCATCTGTTGGGACGCAAGGGAAACTCATGCAAGCGATAAAGTTAGGTGCGTTTAGTTTCCTTCAAAAGCCAGTGACAATCGATGCGGTTATTGATGTCATTAGCAAGCTTGGTAGCGAACGGGGTGACAGCTAATGTTCGCACGATACTTCGGACAATTTCTACTTGTTGAAGGGTATGTAAACGCGGTTGAACTCGAGCATGCATTCCAACATCAAGCCGAGACAAGAGTTAAGCTAGGAGTATTAGCAATTAATCGTGGCTTCATGTCAGCGGATCAAGTTCAAGAAGTACATAGCTCACAAACTCGATTAGATAAACGTTTCGGGGAAATTGCGGTTTCATTACAATATTTATCAGAAGCTCAAGTTGATAGTCTATTATCTTCGCAATCTACCGCTCATCTTTCGCTAGGACAAGCGTTGATCGATCAAGGATCGCTCAGTTTCGATACGTTTGGAGCCGCTCTTGAGCAATATAAGGAGAAGCAAGGATTGTCCGATGAGCAATTCGAGCAAATAGCCAAGGGTGGAATTGAACCTTTACTTGCGGCTGTTCTACTTCAGGATGATTTAACGAGTAAACATCCAGTTGGATCCTATATTAATTTATTCGCGAAAAATATGATTCGATTCATAGAGAGCCATATTCGGCTGGAAAGAATTTCACTTGAGGAAGCAGGCACGTACGATTGGGTTGCGCACCAGTCCATTCAAAGCGGAGATCGTTCGAAATCGCGCATTACAGCAATTGCGGGCTCGGAAGCTGCTTTTTTGGAATTGGCGTCTCGCTATGCGCTTGAACCTGTTGATGCCCCTGACGAAATGATGAAAGCCTCAGTAGGCGAATTTTTGAACCTGCACAACGGAATTTATTTGGTTAACCGATCTAATGAAGGGGTCGAGCTAGATTTGGCGCCGCAGTCGGTCATCCATGGGAATACATTCCTAGCTCGTACTGAAATACAAGCTATTATTCGGGTGTATTCGCCAACGTTTTCATTTGATCTATTGATTTCGGATTTGTCGGATCTTTCCTGAACGTAGGACGAAGGGA is from Candidatus Cohnella colombiensis and encodes:
- a CDS encoding MBL fold metallo-hydrolase, with amino-acid sequence MPRRFGNLDSALAGKPSKAQFDRWRQDRFRKLKNKGYSEGVPNVAPDLRFLQQNRKESSITWIGHSTFLIQMAGLNIVTDPVWARRMAFRKRLRPPGIELHDMPSTDVVLISHSHYDHLHVSSLRRLRGAKKLIVPSGLRKKLMTRGFLRVEELQWWEQTIYHGVKITFVPAQHWTRRNPWDMNTSHWGGWVLEYDQGPTIYFAGDSGYFKGFKDIGRRFKIDIALMPIGAYDPEWFMSSHHVSPEEAIQAFIDVGAKFFIPMHYGAFKLADDTPSDALQRLEQARIKLDIAPERLYLLKHGETMRFNYKGIQNDTKDGLDS
- a CDS encoding ATP-binding cassette domain-containing protein; this encodes MITVSGIGLRYGKRPLFEDVNIKFTPGNCYGLIGANGAGKSTFLKILSGEVEQSAGDVFITPGERLAVLKQNHYEYDDCVVLQTVIMGHDRLYKVMIEKDAIYAKPDFSDEDGMRAGELEAEFAEMNGWEAESEAAGMLNGLGITTELHDKKMAELSGNEKVRVLLAQALFGSPNILLLDEPTNHLDLESINWLEDFLSRYEGTVIVVSHDRHFLNQVCTHIADIDYGKIQMYVGNYDFWYESSQLAMKLMRDQNKKKEDKIKELQEFVQRFSANKSKAKQATSRKKLLDKISLDDIRPSNRKYPFINFKPEREVGKQVVTVENLTIIEQGEKLLDSLNIVVNRGDKIALVGSNGHAKTALFQALVGEREPDEGAVAWGVTAVKAYFPKENATYFDDVDLNLVDWLRQYTKDPDESFIRGFLGRMLFSGDEALKKGSVLSGGEKVRCMLSRMMLMNGNVLLLDEPTNHLDLESITALNNGLIDFDGPIIFNSHDHQFVQTIANRIIEITPHGVIDRLMTFDEYLEHPEVQALRAKYLVE
- a CDS encoding transcriptional repressor — encoded protein: MMDIQAKLDQVNQQLTLKNCKLTRQREVIVRVLLENERDHLSAEEVFMLVKGKFPDIGLATVYRTLELLNELHIVVKMNFGDGVARYDLRDDDHVHMHHHLICADCGSLKEIKEDWLGELEHRVEQEFGFKVTDHRLDFTGTHLTCNLGDQCKKKNKVS
- a CDS encoding response regulator, with product MYDLKILLCDDSLLVRKKMINALQERGFTQLFEASDGEEAISVCRAERPNLVLLDIVMPKKDGLEALVEIKELDPKIQVVMVSSVGTQGKLMQAIKLGAFSFLQKPVTIDAVIDVISKLGSERGDS